The following proteins are encoded in a genomic region of Oncorhynchus masou masou isolate Uvic2021 chromosome 32, UVic_Omas_1.1, whole genome shotgun sequence:
- the elovl6 gene encoding very long chain fatty acid elongase 6 — MSVLALQEYEFERQFNEDEAIRWMQENWKKSFLFSALYAACILGGRHVMKQREKFNLRKPLVLWSLTLAVFSIFGAVRTGSYMTYILMTKGLKQSVCDQSFYNGPVSKFWAYAFVLSKAPELGDTLFIVLRKQKLIFLHWYHHITVLLYSWYSYKDMVAGGGWFMTMNYLVHSVMYSYYALRAAGFKVSRKFAMFITLTQITQMLVGCVVNYLVYSWMQQGQECPSHVQNIVWSSLMYLSYFVLFCQFFHEAYIDKTKKAAAARAEAAAAAARKAQ, encoded by the exons ATGTCGGTGTTGGCGCTACAAGAGTACGAATTTGAGAGACAGTTCAACGAGGACGAAGCCATACGATGGATGCAAGAAAACTG GAAGAAGTCCTTCCTCTTCTCAGCCCTCTATGCTGCCTGCATTCTAGGCGGCCGCCATGTAATGAAACAGAGGGAGAAATTTAATCTGAGGAAACCACTGGTGTTATGGTCCCTCACCCTCGCAGTGTTCAG TATATTTGGTGCTGTTCGCACTGGAAGCTACATGACATACATTCTGATGACTAAAGGGCTCAAGCAGTCAGTGTGTGATCAGAGCTTCTACAACGGGCCTGTCAGCAAGTTTTGGGCCTACGCCTTTGTGCTCAGTAAAGCACCAGAATTGG GTGACACCCTGTTCATCGTGCTGCGGAAGCAGAAGCTCATCTTCCTCCACTGGTACCATCACATCACTGTTCTGCTCTACTCCTGGTACTCCTACAAGGACATGGTGGCTGGCGGCGGCTGGTTCATGACCATGAACTACCTCGTCCACTCCGTCATGTACTCTTACTACGCCCTGAGGGCGGCCGGCTTCAAGGTCTCAAGGAAATTCGCCATGTTCATCACACTCACGCAGATCACCCAGATGCTGGTTGGTTGCGTGGTGAACTACCTGGTGTACTCGTGGATGCAGCAGGGTCAGGAATGCCCCTCTCACGTGCAGAACATTGTGTGGTCCTCGCTTATGTACCTCAGCTACTTTGTGCTCTTCTGCCAGTTCTTCCACGAGGCCTACATTGACAAGACCAAGAAGGCCGCCGCAGCTAGAGCAGAAGCCGCTGCCGCAGCCGCCAGGAAGGCCCAGTAG